The Klebsiella aerogenes KCTC 2190 region ACTGCAGCGACACTTCATGTTCTGCCGACTTACCGCCAAAAACGATCCCAACCCTCATTTTAGACATTTCAACTTCCATCCTGATTACATCAAAACACATAACATAGCATGTGTTTTAGCGAGATGGCTGCCTGAATCTTTACCCTATGCTGCAGAGGGTTAAATGCTGCGCATTCGTCGCTATCCGCCGATGAGCCTCAGCACATCGCACTGACGAGAATGCGGTTATCTTCGATTATGTTTGTCTACTCCGCGGTCAGGGCGATAAAACACCAAACTCGCGGCATGCGCATCTCTGGTGCTACGTGCGGAGACGGAAATTGCTAAGCTAGGTAATAATTAACGAAACACTAATGAATACGCGTAGTTATGGAATCCTGGAAGGTTAATCTCATTTCTGTCTGGTTCGGCTGTTTTTTCACCGGACTCGCCATCAGTCAAATTCTGCCCTTCTTACCGCTGTATGTCTCTCAGTTGGGCGTTACCTCACATCAAGCGCTGTCGATGTGGTCGGGCTTGACCTTTAGCGTCACCTTCCTGGTGTCGGCGATTGTCTCGCCGATGTGGGGGAGCCTGGCAGACCGCAAAGGGCGCAAACTGATGCTGCTGCGCGCCTCCCTTGGCATGGCGATAGCGATTTTGCTACAGGCTTTTGCGACCAACGTTTGGCAGCTTTTTATTTTGCGTGCGGTAATGGGGCTAACCTCAGGCTATATACCCAACGCCATGGCGCTGGTGGCCTCGCAGGTGCCGCGTGAACGCAGCGGTTGGGCGCTAAGTACGCTGTCGACGGCGCAGATAAGCGGCGTGATCGGCGGCCCGCTGCTTGGCGGTTTTCTTGCCGACCACGTCGGCCTGCGGGCGGTATTTTTCATTACCGCGATTTTACTGACGGTCAGCTTCCTCGTGACCTTGTTTCTGATTAAAGAGGGCGCCCGGCCGCAAATGAGCAAAGCTGAACGCCTGAGCGGTAAAGCGGTCTTTGCTTCATTGACCCATCCGGGGCTGGTGATTAGCCTGTTTTTCACCACCCTGGTTATCCAGTTGTGTAACGGCTCTATCGGGCCGATTCTGGCGTTATTTATCAAGTCGATGGCGCCGGATAGTAACAACATCGCGTTTCTTGCGGGGATGATTGCCGCCGTACCGGGGATTTCGGCGTTGATTTCCGCGCCTCGGCTGGGGAAACTCGGCGATCGCATCGGGACGTCGCGTATTCTGCTGGCGACGTTATGTTGCGCGGTGGTGATGTTCTTTGCGATGTCGTTCGTGACTTCGCCGCTGCAGCTCGGGGTATTGCGCTTCCTGCTGGGCTTTGCCGACGGCGCGATGTTACCGGCGGTCCAGACGCTGCTCTTGAAATACTGCAGCGATAACGTCACCGGGCGTATTTTCGGTTATAACCAGTCATTTATGTATCTGGGTAATGTCGCCGGGCCGCTCATTGGCGCTTCGGTCTCGGCAATGGCGGGTTTCCGCTGGGTGTTTATTGCCACTGCGTTGATTGTCCTGATTAATATCTGGCAACTGGCGATTATGTTACGCCGAAGCCGCCGCGCGGCCGTTTAAATAAAAATATTGGGCGCTCATAAGGGCGCCTTATATTAATCAGCTGATATAGCTATTAACCATTACCTTTAGTTATCCTTAAATAGTGCGACGTATATTCCATTTTATTATTTACTATTAAATTTGGTTATAGAATTATCTTTTAGCTATTAATAATAGGGGCATTCCCTTTGTTGCCTGGCGGTAATAAAAACGTTTCGCTGAATATTATTGCAGGAATAACCCTATTATTTGAAAATAATTCTGGTATCGATATGCCGATGTATGACATAACTAGGCCATTATGGATGTTGCTTAAGGATAATGCGTAATGAAAAATCTCATTGCTGAGCTGTTGGTCAATCTGGCGCAAAAAGAAGAAGAGGCAAAAGAGCTGACGGTACAGGTTGAGGCGCTGGAAATTGTCGTCACCGCATTGCTGCGCCATATGGCTGAGGATGCGCAGCAACGTTTGATTCAGGATATCGAAACCGCCATGGAGCAGGTCAAGCCCGGGCCGCTGGTGGACGACCGTGACACCCAGCTTCTGCAGCAATATATAAAAAAGCTGCTCCGGCATCCTCGTAACTAATCATGTGACCAGTAAGGATGCTGTCATTTTTCTGTCACACCACTTTTATAAAGTCTCCCTCGTTTTGTTTTTTAAGTATTTTTTACATGGAGACGACAAAGTGAAATTATCAGCCCTCTTTATTGCCCTGTTACCGCTGCTGGCTCCCCCGGTTATTCATGCACAAACCACTTCTTCGCCGGTGCTGGAAAATCGCGCGGCGCAGGGCGATATCACGACCCCAGGCGGGGCGCGCCGTTTAACGGGCGATCAGACCGAAGCGCTGCGCGCTTCGTTAATCAATAAGCCGGCGAAAAATATTATTTTGCTCATTGGCGATGGCATGGGAGATTCAGAAATTACCGCCGCACGAAATTATGCCGAA contains the following coding sequences:
- a CDS encoding multidrug efflux MFS transporter; its protein translation is MESWKVNLISVWFGCFFTGLAISQILPFLPLYVSQLGVTSHQALSMWSGLTFSVTFLVSAIVSPMWGSLADRKGRKLMLLRASLGMAIAILLQAFATNVWQLFILRAVMGLTSGYIPNAMALVASQVPRERSGWALSTLSTAQISGVIGGPLLGGFLADHVGLRAVFFITAILLTVSFLVTLFLIKEGARPQMSKAERLSGKAVFASLTHPGLVISLFFTTLVIQLCNGSIGPILALFIKSMAPDSNNIAFLAGMIAAVPGISALISAPRLGKLGDRIGTSRILLATLCCAVVMFFAMSFVTSPLQLGVLRFLLGFADGAMLPAVQTLLLKYCSDNVTGRIFGYNQSFMYLGNVAGPLIGASVSAMAGFRWVFIATALIVLINIWQLAIMLRRSRRAAV
- the iraP gene encoding anti-adapter protein IraP, coding for MKNLIAELLVNLAQKEEEAKELTVQVEALEIVVTALLRHMAEDAQQRLIQDIETAMEQVKPGPLVDDRDTQLLQQYIKKLLRHPRN